The following are encoded in a window of Pecten maximus chromosome 17, xPecMax1.1, whole genome shotgun sequence genomic DNA:
- the LOC117315368 gene encoding uncharacterized protein LOC117315368, which produces MQISGHKNVQSINAYSTLNSQQQRTISNMLSSDYGSSASCPVIPSAMNTETTRVTSSTMTSAMTVGQHSTSISRKPADTRLPCGVLNGQIFGGTFNITVNNNYIAAKSRKRPIIESDSD; this is translated from the exons ATGCAG ATCTCCGGACACAAAAATGTGCAAAGCATTAACGCATATTCGACGTTGAACTCTCAACAACAACGGACAATTTCGAATATGTTGTCCTCTGATTATGGCAGCAGTGCTAGCTGTCCTGTGATCCCATCAGCAATGAATACCGAAACTACACGTGTCACCAGCTCCACCATGACCAGTGCCATGACAGTAGGCCAGCATTCCACCTCTATCTCCAGAAAGCCTGCAGATACGCGTCTTCCTTGTGGTGTACTGAATGGACAGATCTTCGGGGGGACTTTTAACATCACAGttaacaataattacattgcTGCAAAGTCCAGGAAACGTCCCATTATCGAATCGGACAGTGATTAA